The DNA window CGGCTTTGAAAATATTTGGGCAATCATTCGTGCAGAATACCGTAAGTTTATCTTGAAGAGGACTTAATATGAATATTTTTAACAAATATCCTTATCTGATTGCTGAGATTGGTGTCAATTTTTATGACATTGCTCAAAAGGAGGGCATGTCAGATATGGATGCGGCCAAATTCATGATTGATGAGGCTAAGAAATGCGGTGTCGATGCTGTTAAGTTTCAGTCTTATAAGGCAGATACTATTGCATCAAAAAATTCTTCTGCCTATTGGGACCTTTCAGAAGAGCCCACACCATCTCAATATGAGTTTTTTAAAAAATTCGACAAGTTTGGTGTGGATGAATATCGTGAACTTGCTGAATACTGTCGGCAGGTTGGAATTGCATTCATGTCAACTCCCTTTGATTTTGAATCTGCAGATTATCTGGATGAGTTTATGGATGTCTACAAGATTTCATCATCTGATTTGACTAACATTCCATTTATCAAACATATTGCAAGCAAAAACAAACCTATTCTTCTTTCAACAGGAGCATCAACTATAAATGAAATCAAACAGGCTGTAAATGCAATTGAGGAGGTTTCAACAGTTGATATTGCAATAATGCACTGTGTATTATCATATCCG is part of the uncultured Methanobrevibacter sp. genome and encodes:
- a CDS encoding N-acetylneuraminate synthase family protein, whose product is MNIFNKYPYLIAEIGVNFYDIAQKEGMSDMDAAKFMIDEAKKCGVDAVKFQSYKADTIASKNSSAYWDLSEEPTPSQYEFFKKFDKFGVDEYRELAEYCRQVGIAFMSTPFDFESADYLDEFMDVYKISSSDLTNIPFIKHIASKNKPILLSTGASTINEIKQAVNAIEEVSTVDIAIMHCVLSYPTAYEDANLLMIKDLAENFPDYEIGYSDHTKPDKEMAVLTTAYNYGAKILEKHFTLDKTLQGNDHYHAMDPVDVVKFQDNIKFLSRINGKRNKQPLICESSSRRQARRSIVAARDIGNGEIITYDDLTFKRPGTGIYPSEIENVVGKTAKVDIAKDSILNFEMLE